The genome window tgacggcgaacacactaatttggtgctcaccgtcatttcggctgtatttacaaaagaaatcctgcctctagatgttggcgtcaacaaagcattcaaagctagtctgcaaactatatatatatatatatatatatatatatatatatatatatatatatatatatatatatatatatatatttatatatatatatatatatatatatatatatatatatatatatatatatatatagtttgcagACTAGCTTTATacatggatgaatatcgaaccgcaacatgagattatggctacgtgaggcgtatgtcaagcgaacggatggctttttttcacggctcgccgtcacttttgatttgcgaccaagtcacgaaaatgaaatgatgacgtgagtacattgtaaaatggctgaataaagtacaaccgaactcagttttgcttccgttgcctttttaaaaacgtgtttttagcgtttgggtgtagcgtgcatgtttaagatggtgtatgttttgccatgcctggctgcgtctataaaaacggtgcgtccattgtgtgtttaaaataagaaatagcactcgttgctgacactgcggctaaaaatacgatgcgctgtatagtcgtgaaaatacggtaactcattACCTGCGATTTATGGCACTAAACGTCTAATCTATTTCAACAAGGAGGGCTGGCTGTGATCATTTGCTTCTAGCGGTCtagcctctcccagttcaaatagattagaagtttatcattgtcaatggcgctgaaacatGATCTTTCACCTTTTAGATAATTTTGACATGCACACGAACCTCCAAACAATTGTATTTCACAGTGTGTATGAGTTATAATGATTAGAACAAAATTAAGATGTTCATTATGATGTCATTATCACTAAAGCAACGCATGTAGAATTTGCACCTCTGGCCTTTGTGAAATGCACTTAATTATTACTAATACACGATTACCTATGCAGCACTATAGTTTCACTTGTGACACTAGCACATCTCTGAACTCCATGATTTATGGATATTTTATCCACTTTCAAGTCAAATTTAATACAGtgatttgtactttgtgctgaGTTTTTGTCACGTCATTGGAAAACCAAAGcaaatttacaataaaaagaataattcaCATTTGCAGCATACTTAGTTCTTCAATTTCAACCTTAAAGACCAATATTGATAGCAATTCATAATTAATCCAATTTAACTGGTAGGGCTAGCAGTGCATGATTATTGAAGTTAAGGGACATGTGAGGAAGGCTGCTAATTAGTGTTTTTTAGTTGGAGTTGTTTATGCCTGTTACCGGCATCCTCTTCAAAGCTtgacaagaaaatgacaaattctGGTTTAAAATAACCCTTCGCTTGGGGCAGACTATTGTCAGTCTAGATTTTTGACAATGTAATTAAAAtggtttagaccaggggtgtcgaactcgggttggttcgcgggccgcattaacttCAACGCcacttcatgtgggccggaccattttagatttaatatttagatttttttaaattggattaaaagaactggatcaaaagccctaaatagtctgtttttatagatctaaaattcatttgagcttttttttcttagtcttattttttatttcaaatggaaacatattttttttaagtggaaaacggaaaatatttgtatatttatttttagattttacaaaatgctttttgaactaaaaacacaaaaggaaaaaaatgattaaaaaaattgcaatgattgtttttaaaaagggtaaaaatcaggaaatataatgtacatctataatcatttgaatttgatcctaaaacagaaagttggcactcatgatttactttctcgggccgcacaaaatgaggcggcgggccagatttggcccccaggccggctctttgacacctgtggtttagacCTTTCCACTGTACTGTTTAAGATTAAACTTTCCTATCACTGTATTTCTGGTGTTCAACTGATCACTTGAATTTACTGTTGTTGTTAATTAGTGGCATTTAATTATACTGTCCCAAATTGAGGTTGTTTAGGGAATTAAGACACATTCGCACACTCTTGGGTCCCCAAGCACAATCTGTACCACTTTTGTAACTATGGGCAATTCATAAATCAttgtatgtattcatttttgtacTAATAATATGTAGAAAAATCACATTTGACACATTTGCTTTGAAGTTGGAACTCCTTTCAAATGACGAGttcttataaaataaacaaatagatGATGGTATTTTTAATAGATTAATTTTGACAAGACtgaaaatacaatgaaataatCACTCAAAAAAGTCAttctgcattattattattttttatttgacaagacaaaaatagtaataatacaaATCCTCTTAACTTTATTTCTTTCTAAGTGCTGACCGAACTTGAGCTAattccattttagaaataaaacaCCCAAAGAGCGATCACAACGTATGTTCCTCTTCGCTGTTGTACCAAatcgtttgtattttttttccctcccacgCCTTTCTCCTCTTTTGGCCGGCTGGTGCATGGCAATTATTTGTTCAGAGGGTCGTGCGACAATGGATGGACGCTGTTTTCCAGGAACCTTTGGGATGCTAAGCAGGGGTTTGAATACAAGTCACACTCAGTGATGCTTCATCTGCACAGAGAGGAGAGGAGGCGAGCTTCAAAGCCGCCCGCCATTTAAACGCCGTCAAAGAAAAGGGATAACTTGTTCCCAATccctttttttaagttcatctcCATTCATTTGGGACATCACCTCATttgctttgtgtgtgttttatgcCATATTGTTTAAAAGGTCATGAAATCTCGTGAAAACTCTTCTTCTGTCTGTTCCACTTAcatgattttatttaatttaaatgtgtttttgttttcaaagtcaatattgatttatttttacataaatCACATCATGaaccaaatgaaaaaatatttcctaaTGAAAATTTACACTAAAGACTAACTATGCTCTGCAAGaccaattgaagatttttcagATATTTAATGCTTTCCTTGTGCCTTAAAATCACACAAGCACAATCAGTTGTTTGTTCTCTACAAATCATCAGATAAATACTAAGCATAAAAGCAACACAATGCAActcagcaaaaataaaaatggagtaACACtggaaaataacaataaataattcaataatttaaataaatgtatacattgcaATTGAGGAAAGGGTAAATTTCTTTGGGTTCAGCATGATTGTAGTTTTATAATAAATCatacattttaaacttttataaagcaagtgactatttttttcaGGGATCTTCACATTTGTGGATGTCACGTCAGGTTATGTCAGCCAAAATATTACACTTATGATACAAAAGTGGCctgcatgacccaaaatgtgatgtccttTGTGGATGCCAGTTCAGAATCGCACATGTCAATCCAGTGTCTGTAGTTTTCTAAAACATGGCATAGCAAGTATTATTCTGCAACACAACTTTATATTTTAGGCTATTTTTACATgctacttgttaaaaaaaaaccaaaaaacagtttttaaatacttgcatttcccatttttttcttcaaatctcAATCTAACAGAAAAAAACGAGTCAAATTAGAATTCTGCATCTCAAAAAGAGTCTGCATCAGTGAAACCTTTTTTCCTATTGACCAATGTTATGAATCACAATTTAAGTTATTTAATTGTGAATAAAAGAATGATAATCTACAAAAAtgccaataaaaatgaaaatattacaataaatatgtatttaatacTAAATAActcattgcttgccattgacaacgatagacgtccaattcatttgactgCGAGCAGCTGGCAATAACAGTCGCTGCTACCcttcacagtcaaaatggattggacgtctggcactgtcaatggcaaaggggtgacaaaaaaatatgattaggggaaaaatgatatatttctaACGCAGTTCAACCTTCTTTTGCTGCACAGCCATCCACCATTGATTAAGACAGCAGGAGAGCCGGGTGTAGGGGGTTACCTTTCCCCTCCAGACCATCACCTTGATGTGATGAAGACAAGGTGGAGGACGGGGGGCACATCCCGCGACCATGTGACACGAGAGCAGGCGTGGGCTTAATCGGCACCGGCACAGCTGGTAGCACTGGTCCGTTGGCACTGGGGTGGTGCTGGTAGATGCTTTTTTGATGGACCCCGAAGGGTAGGTACTCCGGTGAAGGGGCCAGAGCCTCGGGTAGCATCCCGACGTGGGGCCACATGGAGGTCATCAGCTGTGGGGGCAACGGGTAGCCCAGGTGGTGCATGACGGAGGTGAGGGGCACGACCCCCTTGTAGTCCCGGCTGATGATGTTCTCAATAGCGAAGGGGTGTTTAAAAGCACCCGGCTGCGCGCAGGCGACGCCCCCGTAGCTGTGGAAGTGCGTCGGCTGAGGGTGCGTGAGGGGGGGCAAGCGGTCGCTAGAGGGCTCCTGGTGGTCTGGCTTTCCGCCCGGCTGCAGGTGGTGGAAGTAGTGCAACATGGGCGAGTTTTTGCACGCCGCCAGCTCGGCGCGCAGCACCTTGAAGCGCTTCCGGCGGCGCAGGAAGCTGCCGTTTTCGAACATGTCGCCGCAGTCCGGGTGCAGGGCCCAGAAGCTGCCTTTGCCCGGCTGGTCGGGCCGCCTCGGGATCTTGATGAAGCAGTCGTTGAAGGACAAATTGTGCCGAAGGGAGTTCTGCCAGCGCTGCGTGTTGTCCCGGTAGTAAGGGAACCGTTCCATGATGAACTTGTAGATGTCACTCAGAGGCAGCATCTTCTCTTGGGAGTTCTGTATGGCCATGGCGGTCAAGGAAATGTACGAATAAGGAGGCTTCTGGTCACTGTAGGAGTTTTTCCCCGGTCGCGGCATCACTTCTTTTTGGTTCTGTTCGACTTTGAAATTTTcctcactctttttttttatgagCGTAACTTTCCGGCGGATCGATCGGAGCCGATCATCGGAGCCATCAGAAGAGCGGCGATGGCTTTGCAAAGTATGCAAACGTCCGACATCCGTGCGTAAAAGTCCCGGCGTAAAAGTTGCTGGAACGTCCTTTCACTATCGTTGCTCTGTCCTCCTCGTGTGAGATGCTCACCAGTCcggttgttgttattgttgttgttgtttttttttgtctgtgagaCCCCCGCAGGTCTGTGAAGCTATTATCCAGACACTTAAGAAATGGCACGCAAGGGTGCATGCATGCTTGTATGTGGATGTGTgggaggaggagagagagacttatgaataaaaatgaagaatgaGGTGGGTATTCTAAAATATATTAATGAGATAATGACATGAGACCATAGTAAAAGAACACTAGGGCACATCAGGTAACTTGACTCTATTTGAGTTTAATGTGTTCTATCTCCACAGTCATATCtcaatgtatgatttttttctttgaaattgaAATTCTATTATTTGTTCCATGGAgtccaaatatttattttcaatcactaaaatgctatattttatttaaaaaaagagaagagaaacAGTGAAGGAAATACACATATTTTAAGACTAGTCACTTTCCGTCATAATCGCTGTAAACTTAAATAAAACTCCCATTGGTCATGTTAACTAAGGATTTGAAGTAAACATTACTTAAATTCTAGGTCTCTTACATATGTTTAATAATCCCAACTCATTTTAATGGGTTTATACTGTGATCAGGATTAATTAATTCGAATTACCTTACATCAGGTTTGACTAACATATTTACATACTATTAATcactgtaaaaaatgaataaacttcTCATTGGTCATGTAAATGCGAACTCAAAACATAAAGTATACACATTACTCTTATTCAAGGTCTCTTCTGTAACTTGTTTTGTGTAACCTTAACTGATTTTATCAAGTTCATACCGTGAACATGTTTACATGAGTAAAATTAATTTGCACGATCAGGTCTAAAGGCCATAGTAATAGTTATATTTCTGAGTAAACTAAAGTTCAAATGATAACTTTGCAACAGTGTTACTCCTGACACTGTACTTCAGTTGGCGACACACTCCTGTGCCCTGTTATGCTATTTATTTTATGCTATTATGGTTTTTATCCCTGCTTGTAGCaacatattatatatttgattcATCTGAAGTCGAGGTTACTTATAAATATGGCTGTgacttgataaaaaaatataattaattattGACTTTGCACTGAATTAAACTTGATGAATCACACTAATAGCACAACAAGACTGTTATTTTCCTATTAGAACTTAAAAACTCAAGCAAAGTAGTTTGACTTCCAATTTCAAGTTCTGTTATCAAGATCTCAAAATGATTCTTTAAGGCACGTGtcggctggaataggctccagcaccccgtgagcCTAATGTGAACAaatagtgttgaaaatgaatgaatgaatgaatgaatgaatgaa of Stigmatopora argus isolate UIUO_Sarg chromosome 5, RoL_Sarg_1.0, whole genome shotgun sequence contains these proteins:
- the foxb2 gene encoding forkhead box protein B2, whose protein sequence is MPRPGKNSYSDQKPPYSYISLTAMAIQNSQEKMLPLSDIYKFIMERFPYYRDNTQRWQNSLRHNLSFNDCFIKIPRRPDQPGKGSFWALHPDCGDMFENGSFLRRRKRFKVLRAELAACKNSPMLHYFHHLQPGGKPDHQEPSSDRLPPLTHPQPTHFHSYGGVACAQPGAFKHPFAIENIISRDYKGVVPLTSVMHHLGYPLPPQLMTSMWPHVGMLPEALAPSPEYLPFGVHQKSIYQHHPSANGPVLPAVPVPIKPTPALVSHGRGMCPPSSTLSSSHQGDGLEGKGNPLHPALLLS